One genomic window of Desmospora activa DSM 45169 includes the following:
- a CDS encoding LacI family DNA-binding transcriptional regulator, whose amino-acid sequence MATIKDVAKLAGVSISTVSLALNNQPHVRAETKEKVLAAARRLNYQPNGIARDLKLSKTETIGLILPDLAGPFYSELIRGIQDFTTANHYDVVAMSAIGERPKSIRYIQEKRTDGMIIMSQQIDATLIRQAARPDFPIVLLNREVSSNHVTSVMIDNRKAAYEAVQLMIRQGYSEIAYLGGPEDASDNRNRFYGYQASLHEAGRTVEPKWCLQGDFTKEGGYGAAKRLLAEGMLPQAIFAANDEMAIGLIEGLQQGGIGIPEEMAVVGFDDIQLASYIRPTLTTVRQPMYQLGSTAAKLLFRLLDGESNLDAVVLDTHLIERDSCPPKAVTQS is encoded by the coding sequence ATGGCGACGATTAAAGATGTGGCGAAGTTAGCGGGGGTATCGATTTCCACTGTGTCCTTAGCCTTAAACAATCAACCCCATGTGCGTGCAGAAACGAAAGAAAAAGTGCTTGCAGCCGCCCGCCGGTTAAATTATCAACCTAACGGCATCGCACGGGATTTAAAGCTGAGTAAGACGGAAACCATCGGGTTGATTTTGCCTGATCTAGCAGGGCCGTTTTACTCTGAATTGATTCGCGGCATCCAAGACTTTACCACCGCCAATCATTATGATGTGGTTGCCATGAGTGCAATCGGGGAGCGGCCGAAGTCGATTCGATATATCCAGGAAAAACGAACCGACGGTATGATCATCATGTCGCAACAGATCGATGCCACTTTGATACGTCAGGCGGCCCGCCCTGATTTTCCGATCGTTCTGCTCAATCGAGAGGTGTCATCCAACCATGTGACCAGTGTGATGATTGATAACCGCAAAGCCGCGTATGAAGCGGTTCAGTTGATGATCCGGCAGGGTTATTCGGAAATCGCTTACTTAGGCGGTCCTGAAGATGCAAGCGATAACCGCAATCGTTTTTACGGTTATCAAGCATCTCTCCATGAGGCGGGCAGGACTGTGGAACCCAAGTGGTGTCTCCAAGGCGATTTTACAAAGGAGGGTGGTTACGGAGCGGCAAAGCGATTGCTGGCGGAAGGAATGCTGCCACAAGCGATTTTTGCAGCAAACGATGAAATGGCCATCGGTTTGATCGAAGGGTTGCAACAAGGCGGAATCGGCATTCCAGAAGAGATGGCGGTGGTCGGTTTTGACGATATTCAGTTGGCTTCGTATATACGGCCGACGCTGACGACAGTACGCCAACCGATGTATCAGTTGGGAAGTACCGCGGCTAAGTTGTTGTTCCGGTTGTTAGACGGGGAGTCCAATCTTGATGCAGTTGTGCTGGATACCCATCTGATTGAACGGGATTCTTGCCCGCCTAAAGCAGTAACTCAATCATAG
- the maa gene encoding maltose O-acetyltransferase has translation MITEKEKMVKGEMYNPADAELRQDRNHARRLTRLYNQTLETEADKRTELLKELFGSTGDHLFIEPRFQCDYGYNIYVGESFYANFDCLILDACEVRIGDNCMMAPGVHIYTATHPLNPDERNSGIEYGKPVTIGHNVWIGGRAVINPGVTIGNNVVIASGAVVTKDVPDNIVVGGNPARVIKRLDG, from the coding sequence ATGATTACCGAAAAAGAAAAAATGGTAAAGGGCGAGATGTATAATCCCGCTGACGCCGAATTGCGACAAGATCGTAATCATGCACGCAGGTTGACTCGATTGTACAATCAAACCTTGGAAACAGAAGCGGACAAACGGACGGAATTATTAAAAGAGCTTTTCGGTTCCACTGGCGATCATTTATTTATCGAACCCCGCTTTCAATGCGATTACGGCTACAACATTTACGTCGGTGAAAGCTTTTATGCCAATTTTGATTGTCTTATCTTAGATGCGTGTGAAGTGCGAATCGGTGACAACTGCATGATGGCCCCAGGCGTACATATCTATACAGCCACACATCCCTTAAATCCAGATGAGCGCAACTCGGGGATCGAATACGGAAAACCGGTCACCATCGGTCACAATGTATGGATTGGTGGTCGAGCCGTCATTAATCCCGGAGTTACGATCGGAAATAATGTTGTCATCGCCTCCGGTGCAGTTGTGACAAAAGATGTACCAGATAATATCGTTGTCGGTGGAAACCCAGCAAGAGTGATCAAACGACTGGACGGTTGA
- a CDS encoding helix-turn-helix domain-containing protein: MLTDRYTEIDEVIAYIHHHLHEPLSLSHLAKYAAYSPYHFTRIFKERTGLSPQYYISSLRLQKAKDLLLRTNLTVRDIGLEIGQQSLGTFTTRFTKRVGLTPSQFRNSTPQADHLFYALQQLRDWPAFSSTSKQHGRMKGTVQAEVPFSGVILIGLFAKPIPEGLPLYGTLLSSLGEFCFTDVKPGTYYLMATSVSWGMQAMDFLVPYSTLRFRSKEPIIVKPDSPVPHQQVTLYPPRLDDPPILISLPLLMNIFLQRISQTEQSIRNHHISPMLK; the protein is encoded by the coding sequence ATGTTAACGGATCGGTATACCGAGATCGATGAGGTAATCGCGTATATTCATCACCATCTCCATGAACCGCTTTCGCTCTCCCACTTAGCGAAATATGCCGCCTACAGCCCCTACCATTTTACGCGTATTTTTAAAGAGCGAACCGGCCTCTCCCCTCAGTATTACATCTCTTCCCTCCGGTTGCAAAAAGCAAAGGATCTGTTGTTGCGTACCAATTTGACTGTCCGCGATATTGGGCTGGAGATCGGACAACAAAGCCTCGGCACCTTTACCACCCGTTTTACCAAACGTGTCGGCCTGACGCCATCCCAATTTCGAAACTCAACTCCTCAAGCCGATCACCTCTTTTATGCCTTGCAGCAGCTTCGAGACTGGCCTGCTTTTTCTTCTACATCCAAACAACATGGGCGCATGAAAGGAACCGTCCAGGCAGAAGTTCCGTTTTCAGGTGTCATTCTGATCGGACTGTTTGCCAAACCGATCCCGGAAGGCCTCCCCTTATATGGAACACTGCTTTCCTCTCTCGGAGAGTTTTGTTTTACCGACGTCAAACCGGGCACCTACTATCTGATGGCAACATCGGTCTCCTGGGGAATGCAGGCAATGGACTTTCTCGTTCCCTATTCCACCTTGCGCTTTCGCTCAAAAGAGCCAATCATCGTCAAACCTGATTCCCCCGTTCCCCATCAGCAAGTAACACTCTACCCGCCACGCTTAGACGATCCTCCCATCTTGATCTCCCTTCCGCTGTTGATGAATATTTTCCTGCAACGGATATCACAAACAGAGCAATCGATAAGAAATCATCACATATCGCCCATGCTAAAATGA
- a CDS encoding VOC family protein: MGLQAEKIFVNLPVKDLKRSVDFFTKLGFEFNDQFSGDKATCMVISENIYAMLLVEDFFQSFTKKELTDTRKSAEIIVTLSAESREQVDEIVNRGLAAGGKPGYEFDHGFMYESSFQDIDGHFWAFIYMDESKMHDK; the protein is encoded by the coding sequence ATGGGACTTCAAGCGGAAAAGATTTTTGTGAATTTGCCGGTCAAAGATCTGAAGAGATCCGTCGATTTTTTTACAAAACTCGGTTTTGAATTTAATGACCAATTCAGCGGTGACAAAGCGACGTGTATGGTAATCAGCGAAAATATTTATGCCATGTTGCTAGTGGAAGATTTCTTTCAATCGTTTACTAAAAAAGAACTTACCGATACCCGTAAAAGTGCTGAGATTATTGTGACATTGTCAGCAGAAAGCCGAGAACAAGTGGATGAAATTGTAAACCGGGGGTTAGCCGCCGGTGGAAAGCCTGGATATGAATTTGACCATGGCTTTATGTATGAATCCAGTTTTCAGGATATCGACGGACACTTTTGGGCATTCATCTATATGGATGAAAGTAAAATGCACGATAAATAA
- a CDS encoding VOC family protein, which yields MSIHLIPYLMMPGNGQEVVRFYEQALDAKVLALQTYGEMPQNPDSPLPAQLNDYVGHAHLKIGESELMLSDSTDESNQAGNRVTICIATDDVEKAKKLFHALQQGGQVNHPFEKTFFSPGFGTVTDKFGVTFQIVTEG from the coding sequence ATGTCAATCCATTTAATCCCTTATCTGATGATGCCGGGCAATGGACAGGAAGTAGTCCGATTTTATGAACAGGCATTGGATGCAAAAGTTCTCGCTCTTCAAACCTATGGAGAGATGCCACAAAATCCCGATTCGCCTCTGCCGGCACAATTAAACGATTATGTAGGTCATGCTCACTTAAAAATTGGGGAATCGGAACTGATGCTTTCCGACTCAACCGACGAATCCAACCAAGCGGGGAATCGCGTCACAATCTGTATCGCGACTGACGATGTAGAAAAAGCCAAAAAGCTATTTCATGCTTTGCAGCAAGGCGGCCAAGTAAACCATCCATTTGAAAAAACGTTTTTTAGCCCTGGTTTCGGTACTGTAACGGACAAGTTCGGCGTCACTTTCCAAATTGTAACCGAGGGCTAA
- a CDS encoding MFS transporter has protein sequence MKRTDDTANHASNNSEVKKSVPWIYYVIFFAVLNESVFNVSTPDIARQFDLDASGVSWVVTIFFIVFGMGMVIFGKLSDMYSVKKLITIGIVLYSIGSVLGFVLQSWYPAVILSRAIQGAGGSAIPALVFVMVARFFTAAERGKLFGIITSTVSFAIGIGPLLGGYIASTFHWSYLFLVSLPVLIAIPFFQKFLPEEPRRAGKMDIVGAVLLGLAISMIILFTTEVQWLYLFIAVLALLLFIVHIRRAKDPFVDPALFVDPLYRIGLIIGFFIFGTVMSIVFVIPLMFHHIYHLNPKAIGLLMFPGAMSAVIFGRVAGHLTVKRGSHFVVYTGLTLIAVSLLFQSSVIGMWVWYIGVALVLMYIGFSFMQTALAESMTQILPVDRIGVGMGLFNMTSTLSGAVVTALVAKAIEQKLLAFPFHPLLTSSHTFLYGNLILLLSMVVVASALMYFFTFGKKAPQPVKEPI, from the coding sequence ATGAAAAGGACGGACGACACCGCCAACCATGCATCCAACAATTCCGAAGTGAAAAAAAGCGTTCCGTGGATCTATTATGTTATTTTTTTTGCCGTACTGAACGAATCAGTCTTTAACGTCTCCACCCCGGATATCGCCCGGCAGTTTGATCTAGATGCCTCTGGAGTCAGTTGGGTGGTTACCATCTTTTTTATCGTTTTTGGGATGGGGATGGTAATCTTCGGCAAGCTTTCCGATATGTACAGCGTAAAAAAACTGATCACCATCGGTATCGTTCTCTACAGCATAGGGTCCGTGCTGGGGTTTGTCCTACAATCCTGGTACCCCGCTGTTATTTTGTCCCGAGCGATTCAAGGGGCAGGTGGATCCGCCATCCCAGCTTTGGTCTTTGTCATGGTCGCCCGCTTTTTTACAGCGGCAGAACGGGGGAAACTATTTGGCATTATAACCTCAACCGTCTCATTCGCGATTGGCATCGGTCCCTTGCTCGGCGGTTATATTGCCAGTACGTTCCATTGGTCCTATTTATTCCTTGTCTCTCTCCCGGTACTGATCGCAATCCCTTTTTTCCAAAAGTTCCTGCCGGAGGAACCGCGTCGAGCAGGCAAAATGGATATCGTGGGGGCAGTGCTCCTCGGCTTGGCCATCTCCATGATCATTCTATTTACAACTGAGGTGCAATGGCTTTACTTATTTATCGCTGTTTTGGCTCTGCTCCTATTTATCGTGCACATCCGCCGAGCGAAGGATCCTTTTGTGGATCCTGCCCTTTTTGTCGATCCGTTGTATCGAATTGGATTGATCATTGGCTTTTTCATTTTTGGAACGGTGATGTCTATCGTTTTTGTCATCCCGCTGATGTTTCATCACATCTATCATCTTAACCCGAAAGCGATCGGTCTCCTGATGTTTCCGGGAGCCATGAGCGCGGTTATTTTTGGAAGAGTGGCCGGTCATCTCACCGTCAAACGAGGGAGCCACTTTGTTGTGTACACCGGGTTAACCTTGATTGCAGTAAGCTTGCTGTTTCAGTCTTCCGTCATCGGGATGTGGGTATGGTATATCGGTGTTGCCCTCGTCCTGATGTATATCGGCTTTTCCTTTATGCAGACAGCATTGGCGGAGAGTATGACGCAAATCTTGCCGGTTGACCGCATCGGCGTCGGAATGGGGCTTTTCAATATGACCTCAACCCTCTCTGGGGCAGTCGTAACGGCACTCGTCGCTAAAGCGATCGAGCAAAAACTGCTCGCTTTCCCCTTCCATCCCTTACTCACAAGCTCGCATACGTTCTTGTACGGTAATCTCATTCTGCTATTAAGCATGGTTGTGGTAGCAAGCGCGCTGATGTATTTCTTCACTTTCGGTAAAAAAGCGCCCCAGCCGGTAAAAGAACCGATCTAA
- a CDS encoding DinB family protein — MLSTDLLLREFTEEVKTTRRVLQCIPEEKLSWTPHPKSLSLGQLAYHVAVIPGELAMFLSELTREVPSVPFPEATSLSELLSALDRSEATATAQLSAWGEDDLMAEWKMVQGDQTIIAVPRIVMMRSILFNHWYHHRGQILVYLRLLDVPVPAVYGSSADENPF; from the coding sequence ATGCTAAGCACCGATCTCTTGCTCAGGGAGTTCACGGAAGAAGTGAAAACCACACGCCGCGTGCTCCAATGTATACCGGAAGAAAAGCTTTCATGGACACCACATCCCAAATCACTGTCATTGGGGCAGCTTGCGTACCATGTCGCCGTCATCCCCGGGGAGTTGGCTATGTTCCTCAGTGAGCTGACCCGGGAAGTTCCATCGGTACCGTTTCCCGAAGCAACCTCACTTTCTGAGCTCCTTTCGGCCCTCGATCGGAGTGAAGCCACCGCAACGGCACAACTGTCCGCCTGGGGAGAAGATGATCTCATGGCTGAATGGAAGATGGTACAGGGGGATCAAACCATCATAGCAGTACCTCGAATCGTGATGATGCGATCCATTCTATTCAACCACTGGTATCACCATCGCGGACAAATCCTGGTCTATCTACGACTGCTTGATGTACCCGTGCCAGCAGTATACGGTTCAAGTGCTGATGAAAATCCTTTTTGA
- a CDS encoding cysteine desulfurase family protein → MAVYLDHAATTPIHPLVREAMVPFLEEKFGNPSSIHGFGRAIRNAVDRARDQVARGLNADPSRLVFTSGGTEADNLALAGVAWARREQGKDHIITSQVEHHAVLDICQHMERLGFQVTFLPVDQTGQVNPAAVEEALDDRTAIVSIMYGNNEVGTLQPITAIGEMCRDRGVPFHTDAVQAYGMEELDVKSLPVDLVTVSAHKINGPKGAGALYIGPEIPLWPNQYGGMQERRRRAGTENVPGIVGFGAAAEIAVSHRQEHREHALLCRQAMLDEWERAEITFQVNGHQHQHLPHILNVSFPGADTEMMLMNLDMEGVAVASGSACTSGTLELSHVLQAMHLHDTVTRSAIRFSFGRGNDEEQVRQAARTVATVVRRITK, encoded by the coding sequence ATGGCCGTTTATTTGGATCATGCGGCGACTACGCCCATCCATCCGCTGGTGAGAGAGGCGATGGTGCCGTTTTTAGAAGAGAAGTTCGGCAATCCCTCTAGCATTCACGGTTTTGGACGTGCGATCCGCAATGCTGTCGACCGTGCGCGAGATCAAGTGGCACGAGGACTCAATGCCGATCCCAGCCGGTTGGTGTTTACCAGCGGTGGTACAGAAGCGGATAATCTCGCATTGGCTGGAGTCGCATGGGCGAGGCGGGAACAGGGAAAAGATCATATTATCACTTCCCAGGTGGAACACCATGCCGTGTTGGACATCTGTCAACACATGGAGCGGCTGGGGTTTCAAGTGACGTTTCTGCCTGTGGATCAAACCGGACAAGTGAATCCCGCCGCTGTAGAGGAGGCGTTGGATGATCGCACTGCCATCGTGAGCATCATGTATGGTAACAATGAAGTGGGGACCCTGCAACCGATTACTGCGATCGGAGAGATGTGCCGGGATCGAGGGGTGCCTTTTCATACGGATGCGGTACAGGCTTACGGGATGGAGGAATTGGATGTCAAAAGCCTTCCCGTCGATCTGGTGACGGTATCCGCTCACAAGATCAACGGTCCCAAAGGGGCAGGGGCTTTGTATATCGGACCGGAAATCCCTCTCTGGCCAAACCAATACGGAGGCATGCAAGAGCGGCGACGACGAGCGGGAACGGAAAATGTGCCCGGCATCGTCGGTTTTGGCGCCGCGGCAGAGATTGCCGTGTCTCACCGCCAGGAACATCGGGAACATGCCCTCCTTTGTCGCCAGGCGATGTTGGATGAATGGGAGCGGGCGGAGATTACCTTTCAGGTCAACGGTCATCAACACCAACATCTTCCCCATATTCTCAATGTCAGTTTTCCCGGTGCGGATACGGAAATGATGTTGATGAACCTGGATATGGAAGGAGTCGCCGTTGCCAGCGGCTCCGCCTGTACCTCAGGGACGCTGGAGTTATCCCATGTATTACAGGCGATGCACTTGCATGACACAGTAACCCGCTCCGCCATTCGTTTCAGCTTTGGACGTGGCAATGATGAGGAACAGGTACGACAAGCGGCTCGTACAGTGGCAACGGTGGTGCGCCGCATCACAAAGTGA
- the cymR gene encoding cysteine metabolism transcriptional regulator CymR codes for MKVSTKGRYGLTIMMDLAARYGEKPTSLKSVAERHNLSEHYLEQLIAPLRNAGLVRSVRGAYGGYKLSRTPEEITAGDVIRVLEGPISPVEFTEEENPGRRELWRRIRDAIAEVLDNTTLSDLNQHTSDGDQDSYMFYI; via the coding sequence TTGAAGGTATCCACTAAAGGACGGTACGGTCTTACCATCATGATGGATTTGGCGGCTAGGTATGGCGAAAAGCCGACTTCTCTCAAAAGTGTGGCAGAGCGGCATAACTTGTCGGAACATTACTTGGAACAGTTGATCGCCCCCCTGCGCAATGCCGGTCTGGTCCGCAGTGTTCGCGGAGCCTATGGCGGGTATAAGCTCTCTCGTACTCCGGAAGAAATCACCGCTGGTGATGTGATTCGGGTCTTGGAAGGACCCATTAGCCCGGTGGAGTTTACCGAGGAAGAAAATCCGGGCCGACGGGAGTTGTGGCGCCGGATCCGTGATGCGATTGCTGAAGTGTTGGACAACACTACTTTGTCCGATCTCAATCAACATACTTCTGATGGGGATCAAGATTCGTATATGTTTTATATCTGA
- a CDS encoding YczE/YyaS/YitT family protein encodes MMLKEIHWYAFSIRWGSFLIGLWMMSLGIAMMIRANLGVAPWDVLHIGLSMVTPLTIGTWVQLVGFFFIALAAILDKKWPGPGALLNMLLIGFFVDLFLAMPWFVTPEQLWARWILMIVAIIIMGFGCGLYIAPQLGAGPRDGVVLALSRRYGWSVGRVRLGMEVTVMGLGWLLGGPVFVGTLLFSVMIGPMMQFWIQFWEKMIEQWLKRGVQIEGIH; translated from the coding sequence ATGATGCTCAAAGAAATCCACTGGTATGCGTTTTCGATCCGCTGGGGATCGTTTTTGATCGGTTTATGGATGATGTCTCTGGGAATTGCCATGATGATTCGGGCCAACTTAGGAGTGGCTCCTTGGGATGTGCTTCATATTGGACTTTCCATGGTGACTCCGCTTACCATCGGGACATGGGTGCAGCTGGTCGGCTTTTTCTTTATCGCGCTGGCCGCCATCCTCGATAAAAAGTGGCCGGGTCCGGGAGCACTTTTAAATATGTTGTTGATTGGCTTTTTTGTGGATCTATTTTTGGCGATGCCTTGGTTTGTTACACCGGAACAGCTGTGGGCCCGATGGATCCTGATGATTGTCGCCATCATCATCATGGGATTCGGTTGTGGTTTGTACATTGCGCCACAGTTGGGGGCGGGCCCCCGTGACGGCGTGGTGCTGGCTCTTTCACGGCGCTACGGCTGGTCTGTCGGCCGAGTGCGCTTAGGAATGGAAGTGACTGTGATGGGGTTGGGTTGGTTGTTGGGTGGCCCTGTATTTGTGGGTACGCTATTATTTTCGGTGATGATTGGACCCATGATGCAATTTTGGATACAATTTTGGGAGAAAATGATTGAACAGTGGTTGAAAAGAGGTGTTCAGATTGAAGGTATCCACTAA
- a CDS encoding AAA family ATPase, translating into MNLFDYGHEQEKEKQAPLAARMRPRTLVEVVGQSHILGEGKLLRRSIEADQLSSIILYGPPGTGKTTLAKVIANTTEAHFDQLNAVTAGVADIRRITAEAKERLGMYGRRTLLFIDEIHRFNKSQQDALLPFVEDGTIILIGATTENPSFEVNSALLSRSRLFQLQPLTEEELTTLAQRALTDEERGLGNYRAEVDKEALAHLVTMAGGDARHVLNALELAVVTTPPDKDGIRRITLAVAEESIQRKLIRYDKSGDNHYDTISAFIKSMRGSDPDAALYYLAKMIHAGEDPRFIARRVFIHAAEDVGMADPRALLVASAAAQAVEHIGLPEAQIPLAQAVIYIATAPKSNAVVQGIGEAMATVKNESRGEVPLHLHDTHYPGAKQQGRGNGYRYPHNYPRGYVEQQYLPEEHIGRTFYHPTDRGYEGKLTEFLKWVKDPSAREKS; encoded by the coding sequence ATGAATCTGTTTGACTATGGACACGAACAAGAAAAGGAAAAACAAGCACCCTTAGCGGCACGGATGCGCCCCCGCACCTTGGTAGAGGTGGTGGGACAATCGCATATCCTGGGGGAAGGAAAGCTGCTCCGCCGCTCGATTGAAGCGGATCAGCTCTCTTCCATCATTTTGTACGGACCGCCCGGCACAGGCAAAACCACCTTAGCCAAAGTGATTGCCAATACAACGGAAGCCCACTTTGATCAATTGAACGCCGTCACCGCCGGTGTGGCGGACATCCGCCGCATCACCGCCGAAGCGAAGGAACGCCTGGGAATGTACGGTCGGCGTACGCTTCTCTTTATCGATGAAATCCATCGTTTCAACAAATCGCAACAAGATGCGTTGCTTCCATTTGTTGAAGACGGAACCATTATCCTGATTGGGGCGACGACCGAAAACCCGTCTTTTGAGGTGAACTCCGCCCTATTATCCCGTTCGCGCCTGTTTCAATTACAACCGTTGACAGAAGAAGAGCTAACCACCCTCGCCCAACGGGCATTGACCGATGAAGAGCGCGGCTTGGGAAATTACCGCGCTGAAGTGGATAAGGAGGCGTTAGCCCATCTGGTGACGATGGCCGGGGGTGATGCCCGCCATGTGCTAAACGCCCTTGAATTGGCGGTCGTCACCACACCGCCGGACAAAGACGGCATTCGTCGTATCACGTTGGCGGTCGCGGAAGAGTCGATTCAGCGCAAATTGATCCGCTATGATAAAAGCGGTGACAATCACTATGACACCATCTCTGCTTTTATCAAAAGCATGCGCGGCTCCGATCCCGATGCCGCCCTCTACTACTTGGCCAAGATGATCCACGCTGGTGAAGATCCACGCTTTATCGCCCGCCGTGTCTTTATCCATGCCGCGGAAGATGTGGGGATGGCCGACCCCCGTGCCCTGCTGGTCGCTTCTGCCGCCGCTCAAGCAGTGGAGCACATCGGGTTGCCGGAAGCACAGATCCCACTGGCACAAGCGGTGATTTACATTGCTACCGCCCCAAAGAGCAATGCCGTTGTCCAAGGCATCGGAGAGGCGATGGCAACGGTAAAAAACGAATCTCGCGGCGAAGTGCCCCTTCATCTTCACGACACCCACTATCCCGGTGCCAAACAACAAGGCCGGGGCAACGGCTATCGCTATCCCCACAATTACCCTCGCGGCTATGTGGAACAGCAGTATCTCCCCGAAGAACACATCGGACGCACCTTCTACCATCCCACCGACCGTGGATACGAAGGAAAACTGACGGAATTTCTAAAGTGGGTAAAGGACCCCTCCGCCCGAGAGAAGTCGTAA
- a CDS encoding RNA polymerase sigma-70 factor, with amino-acid sequence MEIESYYQSYKPLLFSLAYRMLGSVSDAEDIVQDVFLTLDGLAEEEIRQPKSYLCKMVTNRCIDHLRSAANQRETYMGTWLPEPYVTASDDHNDPIQRYLRKEEISTAYLFLMEQLTWVERVVFLLREVLQYDYEVIAEIVGKSRVNCRQIYHRAKKSVGDLRDKKVIPEEETAELVTKFAESLLTGNVQQLLGILSEDAILYSDGGGKVQAALRPIQGLERISSFFQFTLPKLPADFSIRFYRVNGQMGLVTTYNGATAVISFEIQDNQIQSIYGVANPDKVKLP; translated from the coding sequence TTGGAAATCGAAAGTTATTATCAGTCTTATAAACCCCTGCTCTTTTCACTGGCTTATCGGATGTTAGGCAGTGTATCCGATGCTGAGGATATCGTCCAAGATGTGTTTCTTACCCTTGATGGGTTGGCGGAAGAAGAAATCCGCCAGCCTAAATCTTATCTGTGTAAAATGGTGACCAACCGTTGCATCGACCACTTACGCTCAGCTGCCAACCAACGCGAGACGTATATGGGGACATGGTTGCCGGAGCCGTATGTCACCGCTAGCGATGATCATAACGATCCCATTCAGCGCTATCTCCGAAAAGAAGAGATTTCCACCGCCTATCTGTTTTTGATGGAACAGTTGACTTGGGTGGAACGGGTCGTGTTTTTGTTGCGGGAAGTATTGCAGTATGATTACGAAGTGATTGCGGAGATTGTGGGCAAAAGTCGTGTCAACTGCCGTCAGATCTATCATCGTGCCAAAAAGAGTGTTGGTGATCTCCGTGATAAAAAGGTGATCCCAGAAGAAGAAACAGCGGAACTGGTCACGAAGTTTGCTGAGTCCCTCCTCACTGGAAATGTGCAACAATTGCTGGGGATCCTATCAGAAGACGCCATTCTTTATTCGGATGGGGGCGGAAAAGTGCAAGCCGCTCTTCGTCCCATCCAGGGATTGGAACGAATTTCCAGCTTCTTTCAGTTTACGTTGCCTAAACTGCCCGCCGATTTTTCGATCCGATTTTATCGGGTCAACGGCCAAATGGGTTTGGTGACAACATACAATGGAGCGACAGCTGTGATCTCCTTTGAAATCCAGGATAATCAGATTCAATCGATCTATGGGGTGGCCAATCCAGACAAAGTGAAGCTTCCATAG